One genomic segment of Coffea arabica cultivar ET-39 chromosome 6e, Coffea Arabica ET-39 HiFi, whole genome shotgun sequence includes these proteins:
- the LOC140009900 gene encoding uncharacterized protein, with amino-acid sequence MRGTTQSSKATSEQSKVEGVKPKVPARVYSIEQRPVPDSVEVVEGERKLLGNLISLAIKGYNVILGMDWLVRYNAQLDCKRKVVKFHIPGEATLRLDVRGSLASSAMISGNRVRKLLSKGAQGFLAFLINTPSDKLKVEDVPVVGEYSDVFPDELVNLSPEREIEFEINLLLGTSPISKTPYRMAPAELKELNLQLQDLLERGFIRESGSP; translated from the exons ATGAGAGGGACTACGCAATCATCGAAGGCTACCTCGGAACAGTCGAAAGTGGAAGGAGTGAAACCTAAGGTGCCTGCTCGGGTGTATTCTATCGAGCAACGCCCTGTCCCTGATTCAgtggaggtggtggaag gagagagaaagttattggggaatttgataagtttgGCCATTAAGGGGTACAACGTGATATTGGGCATGGACTGGCTAGTtaggtataatgcccaactggactgtaagaGGAAAGTAGTGAAATTTCATATTCCAGGGGAGGCGACTTTAAGGTTAGATGTGAGGGGTAGTCTAGCCTCATCTGCAATGATCTCGGGTAATCGGGTTAGGAAATTGCTGAGTAAAGGGGCGCAAGGGTTCCTGGCCTTTCTTATAAACACTCCTAGCGATAAGTTAAAAGTAGAAGATGTTCCAGTAGTGGGTGAATATTCGGATGTGTTTCCCGATGAATTAGTAAACCTATcgccggaaagagagatagaatttgaGATTAACCTGTTACTGGGGACTTCACCTATCTCTAAAACCCCATAccgaatggcacctgctgaactcAAGGAGTTGAACTTGCAGTTGCAAGACCTTCTGGAGCGAGGGTTTATTCgtgagagtgggtctccttag